In Epinephelus lanceolatus isolate andai-2023 chromosome 16, ASM4190304v1, whole genome shotgun sequence, one DNA window encodes the following:
- the aard gene encoding alanine- and arginine-rich domain-containing protein, translated as MDRDSHSEDTLSTMVLENIKNKLIHAFRATGESRENPQDSGSTVRPVSIGRSYQANEELRRAQIDGAITWLRSELLEMRSQDLQLAQTLLGLNTEIQRLRRESFGGVEVEGDDQQ; from the exons ATGGACCGGGACAGTCACAGCGAGGATACTTTGTCCACCATGGTTCTGGAGAACATCAAAAACAAACTGATTCATGCCTTCAGGGCCACAGGGGAGTCCAGAGAAAATCCTCAGGACTCTGGCTCCACTGTCAGACCGGTCAGCATCGGCAGGAGTTACCAAGCCAACGAGGAGCTGCGGAGGGCGCAGATAGATGGAGCGATAACCTGGCTGAGGTCTGAGTTG CTGGAGATGCGCTCACAGGACCTCCAGCTGGCTCAGACACTACTGGGGCTCAACACAGAGATCCAAAGACTGAGGAGGGAGAGTTTCGGAGGTGTGGAAGTAGAGGGGGATGATCAGCAGTAA
- the LOC144467328 gene encoding uncharacterized protein LOC144467328 produces the protein MMEVVLTRLRDFSCKTSTFDDGKPAGQSTCRDPPRSRTGCTAGEEGRKLDIESALAWLRRELVEMRSQDQALIRQLMELHSGIQELKQELSEEEQEEETDDEEEEGSYWDSGSLTESERGSGSVYSSSGEAGFYVSCLKKPPSLYSRVSSKRAFSRRSSVP, from the exons ATGATGGAAGTGGTCCTAACCAGACTGCGGGACTTCTCCTGCAAGACCTCCACCTTTGATGATGGTAAACCAGCAGGACAGAGCACATGCAGGGATCCTCCTCGGAGCAGGACTGGGTGCACAGCTGGAGAGGAAGGCAGAAAACTGGACATAGAGAGCGCACTGGCCTGGCTGAGAAGGGAACTG GTGGAGATGCGTTCCCAGGACCAAGCCCTGATCCGGCAGCTGATGGAGCTTCACTCTGGCATCCAGGAGCTCAAGCAGGAGTTGTCTGAGGAGGAGCAAGAGGAAGAAACAGacgatgaggaagaggagggcagCTACTGGGACTCTGGCTCATTGACCGAGAGTGAACGAGGAAGTGGCAGCGTCTACTCCAGCTCAGGAGAAGCGGGCTTTTACGTTTCCTGCCTGAAGAAGCCTCCGTCCCTTTACTCAAGGGTTTCATCGAAAAGGGCGTTCAGCAGGAGAAGCTCTGTGCCTTGA